Proteins found in one Triticum urartu cultivar G1812 chromosome 4, Tu2.1, whole genome shotgun sequence genomic segment:
- the LOC125550976 gene encoding F-box/FBD/LRR-repeat protein At1g13570-like, with product MDGGDHGHRCRCPHGPRCTRGPRHGGLAAAALDPRVRAFPMDAATQAMYREHGMDPVTLESDVTTAMTFLHYVLPKPFVSNRAALSAAFLPPQDDDGGVDRISGLPEELLRNIVSRLPAKDGARTAALSCRWRRVWLSTPLVLVDADLLPAGCGSSLRVERAHAQRVESAITRILDAHPGPFRFVHLISCHMQETPGLLARWLQLLAVKGVRELMLVNRPWPLDMALPATFFGMATLTRLYLGTLAFPNTADLPRGVSFPHLRELGLLGMAIVNRDMDFVLARSPVLEILCIQANVLLKWLTLVSRSLRCVQIIEGIDLNIVVKNAPNLERVIIWTSSARDGLHRMVKIGHAPALSLLGYLEPARHLLAIGNTIIKAGTKASPSTTVPSVKILSLRVCFGVRNDAKMLPSFLRCFPNVKRLHLESNETDEPTGKLNIKFWHEAGAIECIQSHLKLMVFYAFRGERGELSFLKFVLESARMLTKLVIVFCKGSFASMAEANSKVKPLFDARWASRDCSLVLFESPLEKGDDKWVLNFERGSDFSTTDPFACTAALQGCVV from the exons ATGGACGGCGGTGACCACGGGCACCGGTGCAGGTGTCCCCATGGACCCCGGTGCACCCGCGGACCGCGCCATGGAGGCCTCGCGGCGGCGGCCCTGGACCCCCGTGTGCGGGCCTTCCCCATGGACGCCGCGACGCAGGCCATGTACCGGGAGCACGGCATGGACCCGGTCACCCTCGAGTCCGACGTGACCACCGCCATGACCTTCCTCCACTATGTCCTCCCCAAGCCCTTCGTCTCCAACCGCGCCGCCCTCTCCGCCGCCTTTCTCCCGCCACAGGACGACGACGGCGGCGTCGACCGCATCAGCGGCCTCCCTGAGGAGCTCCTCCGCAACATCGTCTCCCGCCTCCCCGCCAAGGACGGCGCGCGCACCGCCGCGCTCTCCTGCCGCTGGCGCCGGGTCTGGCTCTCCACCCCGCTCGTCCTCGTCGACGCCGACCTCCTCCCCGCCGGATGCGGCTCCAGCCTGCGGGTCGAGCGCGCCCACGCGCAGCGCGTCGAGTCCGCCATCACCCGCATCCTCGACGCGCACCCGGGGCCCTTCCGCTTCGTCCACCTCATCTCATGCCACATGCAGGAGACCCCCGGCCTGCTCGCGCGCTGGCTCCAGCTCCTCGCCGTCAAGGGCGTCCGGGAGCTCATGCTCGTCAACCGCCCGTGGCCGCTCGACATGGCCCTCCCCGCCACCTTCTTCGGCATGGCCACCCTCACCCGCCTCTACCTTGGCACCCTTGCCTTCCCTAACACGGCCGACCTCCCGCGCGGAGTGTCGTTCCCACACCTCCGCGAGCTGGGCCTCTTGGGCATGGCCATTGTGAACCGGGACATGGACTTCGTCCTCGCCAGGAGCCCTGTGCTGGAGATCCTCTGCATCCAGGCCAACGTTCTGCTCAAGTGGCTCACCCTCGTCAGCCGCAGCCTCCGGTGCGTGCAGATCATAGAAGGCATCGATCTGAATATCGTCGTCAAGAACGCCCCTAACCTTGAGAGGGTCATCATCTGGACATCATCGGCCCGCGATGGCCTGCACAGGATGGTCAAGATTGGCCATGCCCCTGCGCTGAGCTTACTTGGCTACTTGGAGCCGGCACGACACCTGCTAGCGATCGGCAACACCATCATCAAG GCTGGGACGAAGGCAAGCCCAAGCACCACGGTCCCGAGCGTTAAGATCCTCAGCTTAAGAGTGTGCTTTGGTGTCCGCAACGATGCTAAGATGCTGCCGAGCTTCCTCAGATGCTTCCCCAACGTCAAGAGGCTACATCTCGAG TCCAATGAGACTGATGAGCCCACAGGCAAGCTCAACATCAAGTTCTGGCACGAGGCCGGTGCCATCGAGTGCATCCAGTCACACCTGAAGCTGATGGTCTTCTACGCCTTCCGAGGGGAGCGGGGCGAGCTCTCCTTCCTCAAGTTCGTCCTGGAGAGCGCTCGGATGCTGACGAAGCTGGTGATTGTGTTCTGCAAAGGGAGCTTCGCTTCGATGGCCGAGGCCAACTCCAAAGTGAAACCTCTGTTCGACGCAAGATGGGCCAGCCGAGACTGTTCGCTGGTGCTCTTCGAGAGTCCACTCGAAAAGGGAGATGACAAGTGGGTGCTGAACTTCGAGAGAGGATCTGATTTCTCCACCACGGACCCGTTCGCGTGCACTGCTGCCCTTCAGGGCTGCGTCGTCTGA